The window GAATGCTTGCTGCCACTGGCGCACCATTCCCTGCCAACCATTATTTACGATTGCAATCTTGACATTTATACCATACTGTGCTAAAGTTCCGAGTTCCTGAATATTCATCTGCACGCTGGCATCACCGGCAACGCAGATCGCCTCTTCATTGGGCAGTGCCATCTTCACACCCATTGCCGCCGGTACACCGTAACCCATAGTGCCCAAACCAGCACTGGAAATCCAGCGACGCGGGCCTGTTTTGAGGAATTGCGCGGCCCACATTTGGTGCTGACCGACATCGGTAGTGTAGTAAGCATGAGGCGCTTGACGTCCCAACTCGGCAATTACTTCTTGGGGCGAAATAACATCCGGATATTCCGGCACAATCAAAGGATAATCTTCACGCCAGCGATCGATCCTTTGCAACCACTCCCTAGTTTGAGTGGCGTTGCCGGAAGCACCAGTTTCGTGACATCGACGCAGCACATCCATCAGCACCTGCCGCACATCGCCCACAATGGGAACTTCTGGAACCCGGTTTTTGCCAACTTCAGCAGGGTCAATATCGATATGAATTACCTTGGCGCGAGAAGCAAACTCATCCAACTTGCTGGCCACCCGATCGTCAAAACGAGCCCCCACAGCAATCAGCAAGTCGCACTCGCTCACGGCAAAGTTAGCATAAGCCGTCCCGTGCATCCCCAACATTCCCAAAGCGAGGGGATGGTTTTCGTCAAAAGCCCCCTTACCCATCAACGTTGTGGTCACCGGAATTTGGAACCGCTCAGCCAATTCCATAATTTCTGTATGGGCACCCGATGCGATCGCCCCACCTCCCACATACAGCAGAGGTTGCCGCGCTTCCCGAATCAAACTTACCGCTTGGTTAATTTGGCGGGGATTGCCCTTCACCGTCGGACGGTATCCAGGGATCTTCACCGAACCCGGTTCGACCGGCACGTAGTCAAACTCTTCCAATCCCACATCCTTGGGAACATCGATCAAAACCGGCCCCGGACGTCCCGTGCTGGCGATGTGGAATGCTTCCGCCACGATCCGCGCCATGTCTCTGGGGTCACGCACCACATAGGAATGCTTGACTATTGGCAGCGTAATGCCGTAGATATCCGTTTCCTGAAAAGCATCGGTGCCGATCGCCGCCCGACCCACCTGCCCGGTGATAATTACCATTGGAATCGAATCCATGTGTGCCGTGGCAATACCCGTTACCAGGTTAGTCGCTCCAGGGCCAGAAGTACCGAAGCAAACTCCCACCTGACCCGTAGCACGCGCATAGCCATCCGCCGCATGGGCAGCGCCTTGCTCGTGTCTGACCAGGATATGCTTTATGCCACCGGCAGCTTCGGCGCGGTACAGCTCATCGTAAATTGGGAGAATCGCACCCCCTGGGTAGCCAAAAATATGTTTGACGCCGTGGCGCTTGAGACTGTCAATTAGGGCGAAGCCACCGGTTGCACGCCTAACAGTCTCCTTCGATGTATTTTCTTCGCCACCACAGGATTCTCTTTGAGACACGGTTTGGGAAGACACGGAGAGGGCACCTCCAAATTGGGTAAGTCAATGTAGATCGGAAAATTGTATTTAATAATACTTTAGTATTTCGGATCGCAATCGATCGGGGTTGGAGCGGCGGCAAAATTTTGAGACCGCCACACCAGCCAATTCAATTGTGATACCTATTTCGGGAGAGAAAATTCCTGCTATGCGGCTTCGTAATATTTCTAAATCACATCTTGCAAGACATGGCGGGTATTCCGCCAAGCCCAAACCCCAGCCACGCAGACAAGTAGACTCATCCCCAAGAGAACTACGCGCAAACCCAGGTTAGCACCTCCTTCGTCGGCTCCCAAGAGATTGTTAAGGGCGTCGGTTAATGGTCCTGTAATGGCGAGAGGCAAACTCAGAGCGATGTTAACCGCATTGTTTTCAAAGCCAAACACAGTACCGCGCATATATTCTGGCGTTTGCTGTTGAATCACCGTCTGCATTGGCACGCCGATCAAAGCCGCTCCCACACCTAAGAATACACTTAAGCTCAAACCCAGCCAGATTTTGGTCGTTAAGGTAAACATGGCCAAAACAAAGCTCATAATAAAAAAACCGAC is drawn from Aerosakkonema funiforme FACHB-1375 and contains these coding sequences:
- the ilvB gene encoding biosynthetic-type acetolactate synthase large subunit — translated: MSQRESCGGEENTSKETVRRATGGFALIDSLKRHGVKHIFGYPGGAILPIYDELYRAEAAGGIKHILVRHEQGAAHAADGYARATGQVGVCFGTSGPGATNLVTGIATAHMDSIPMVIITGQVGRAAIGTDAFQETDIYGITLPIVKHSYVVRDPRDMARIVAEAFHIASTGRPGPVLIDVPKDVGLEEFDYVPVEPGSVKIPGYRPTVKGNPRQINQAVSLIREARQPLLYVGGGAIASGAHTEIMELAERFQIPVTTTLMGKGAFDENHPLALGMLGMHGTAYANFAVSECDLLIAVGARFDDRVASKLDEFASRAKVIHIDIDPAEVGKNRVPEVPIVGDVRQVLMDVLRRCHETGASGNATQTREWLQRIDRWREDYPLIVPEYPDVISPQEVIAELGRQAPHAYYTTDVGQHQMWAAQFLKTGPRRWISSAGLGTMGYGVPAAMGVKMALPNEEAICVAGDASVQMNIQELGTLAQYGINVKIAIVNNGWQGMVRQWQQAFYQERYSSSNMEVGMPDFVKLADAYGIKGIVVSRRAELKDAIAQMLAHNGPVLLDVRVKRDENCYPMVAPGKSNSQMIGLPERKKLEKAVELIYCTNCGAKNVGSNNFCPECGTKL